The following are encoded in a window of Mycobacterium decipiens genomic DNA:
- the ftsQ gene encoding cell division protein FtsQ: protein MATESQDDLTPADQAEFEGPRRRARRERAERRTAQARATAIEQARREAKRRARGDVVSELNPPKPTARGVVRGLKMLLATVVLAIVGIGLGLVLYFTPAMSARDIVVVGIGVVTREEILDAARVQPGTPLLQINTNQVADRVATIRRVASARVQRQYPSALRITIVERVPVVVKDFPDGPHLFDRDGVDFATDPPPSALPYIDVDSPGPSDPATEAALQALIALRPEVASQVARIAAPSVASITLTLADGRVVIWGTTDRSEEKAEKLAALLTQPGRTYDVSSPDLPTVK from the coding sequence TTGGCCACCGAATCGCAGGACGACCTAACACCTGCGGATCAGGCCGAATTCGAGGGACCGCGTCGGCGAGCCCGCCGCGAACGTGCCGAGCGGCGCACGGCCCAGGCTCGCGCAACCGCGATCGAGCAGGCGCGCCGCGAGGCCAAGCGGCGAGCTCGCGGGGATGTCGTCAGCGAGCTGAACCCCCCTAAACCCACTGCGCGGGGCGTTGTTCGAGGGTTGAAGATGCTGCTCGCAACGGTAGTGCTGGCCATCGTCGGGATCGGGCTAGGGCTGGTGCTGTATTTCACCCCCGCGATGTCGGCCCGCGATATCGTCGTTGTCGGGATCGGGGTGGTGACGCGCGAGGAGATTCTCGACGCCGCGAGAGTGCAGCCCGGAACGCCGCTGCTGCAGATCAACACCAATCAGGTTGCCGACCGGGTGGCTACGATCCGGCGGGTGGCAAGTGCGCGGGTGCAGCGCCAGTACCCGTCGGCCCTGCGGATCACCATCGTCGAGCGGGTGCCCGTGGTGGTGAAGGATTTTCCGGACGGCCCGCACCTATTTGACCGCGACGGCGTCGATTTCGCGACCGACCCGCCGCCGTCGGCACTGCCATACATCGATGTCGACAGTCCCGGCCCAAGCGATCCGGCCACCGAGGCCGCGCTGCAAGCGTTGATCGCGCTGCGTCCCGAGGTTGCGAGCCAGGTGGCGCGGATCGCGGCTCCATCGGTGGCCTCGATCACCCTGACGCTGGCCGACGGGCGGGTGGTGATCTGGGGTACCACCGATCGCTCGGAGGAGAAGGCCGAGAAGCTGGCGGCGCTGTTGACGCAGCCTGGTCGGACCTACGACGTCTCCAGCCCCGACCTACCGACCGTGAAGTGA
- a CDS encoding YggS family pyridoxal phosphate-dependent enzyme, with product MAADLSAHPDRESELTHALAAVRSRLAAAAEAAGRNVGEIELLPITKFFPATDVAILSRLGCRSVGESREQEASAKVAELTALLAASARGDSRGVQWHMVGRIQRNKARSLASWAHTAHSVDGSQLVTALDRAVAAALAERRRDNRLRVYVQVSLDGDASRGGVDSTTPGAVERICAQVEESDSLELVGLMGIPPLDWDPNEAFDRLQSTHHRVRETFPRAVGLSAGMSNDLETAVKYGSTCVRVGTALLGPRRLRSP from the coding sequence ATGGCGGCGGATCTTTCGGCGCATCCGGACCGCGAATCGGAATTAACGCATGCGTTGGCGGCAGTGCGATCGCGACTTGCCGCGGCCGCGGAAGCGGCGGGTCGCAATGTCGGAGAAATTGAACTTCTACCAATTACCAAATTCTTTCCAGCAACCGATGTTGCGATTTTGTCCCGATTAGGTTGTCGGTCTGTTGGCGAATCGCGAGAGCAGGAAGCTTCGGCTAAGGTGGCTGAACTCACTGCGCTGTTGGCGGCTAGCGCGCGAGGAGACTCGCGGGGCGTGCAGTGGCATATGGTGGGCCGGATCCAGCGCAACAAGGCCCGGTCGTTGGCCAGCTGGGCGCACACCGCTCACTCGGTCGACGGCTCGCAGCTGGTGACCGCGCTGGATCGTGCGGTCGCCGCAGCGCTGGCTGAGCGCCGTCGCGACAACCGGCTGCGGGTTTACGTCCAGGTCAGCCTTGACGGTGACGCGTCCCGCGGCGGTGTCGACAGCACCACACCCGGTGCGGTAGAGCGGATCTGCGCGCAGGTCGAGGAGTCGGATAGCCTCGAACTCGTCGGGTTGATGGGCATTCCGCCGCTGGACTGGGACCCCAACGAGGCCTTTGACCGGCTGCAATCGACGCACCACCGGGTGCGCGAAACGTTCCCGCGGGCGGTCGGGCTGTCGGCCGGCATGTCCAACGACCTTGAAACGGCCGTCAAATACGGTTCGACCTGTGTGCGTGTCGGTACCGCGCTATTGGGTCCGCGGCGGTTACGGTCACCGTGA
- the sepF gene encoding cell division protein SepF yields the protein MSTLHKVKAYFGMAPMEDYDDEYYDDRAPSRGYARPRFEDDYGRYEGRDYDDPRSDPRGDLRGEPADYPPPGYRGGYADEPRFRPREFDRGELTRPRFGSWLRSSTRGALAMDPRRMAMMFEEGHPLSKITTLRPKDYSEARTIGERFRDGTPVIMDLVSMDNADAKRLVDFAAGLAFALRGSFDKVATKVFLLSPADVDVSPEERRRIAETGFYAYQ from the coding sequence ATGAGCACACTCCACAAGGTCAAGGCCTACTTCGGTATGGCTCCGATGGAGGATTACGACGACGAGTATTACGACGACCGCGCTCCGTCCCGTGGCTATGCGCGGCCCCGATTCGAGGACGATTACGGTCGCTATGAAGGGCGTGACTACGACGACCCGCGCAGCGATCCACGCGGCGACCTGCGCGGCGAGCCGGCCGACTATCCGCCGCCCGGGTATCGCGGCGGGTACGCGGACGAGCCACGGTTCCGGCCCCGTGAGTTCGACCGCGGCGAGCTGACGCGGCCGCGCTTCGGATCGTGGTTGCGCAGTTCCACCCGCGGCGCGCTGGCGATGGACCCGCGCCGGATGGCGATGATGTTCGAGGAAGGCCACCCCTTGTCGAAGATCACCACGCTGCGACCCAAGGACTACAGCGAGGCTCGCACCATCGGTGAGCGGTTCCGCGACGGCACCCCGGTCATCATGGATCTGGTGTCGATGGACAACGCCGACGCCAAGCGGCTGGTCGACTTCGCGGCTGGCCTGGCTTTTGCGCTGCGCGGCTCGTTCGACAAGGTTGCGACCAAGGTATTCCTGCTATCGCCGGCAGACGTCGATGTGTCCCCGGAGGAGCGACGCCGGATCGCCGAAACCGGGTTCTACGCATACCAATAG
- the ftsZ gene encoding cell division protein FtsZ, which yields MTPPHNYLAVIKVVGIGGGGVNAVNRMIEQGLKGVEFIAINTDAQALLMSDADVKLDVGRDSTRGLGAGADPEVGRRAAEDAKDEIEELLRGADMVFVTAGEGGGTGTGGAPVVASIARKLGALTVGVVTRPFSFEGKRRSNQAENGIAALRESCDTLIVIPNDRLLQMGDAAVSLMDAFRSADEVLLNGVQGITDLITTPGLINVDFADVKGIMSGAGTALMGIGSARGDGRSLKAAEIAINSPLLEASMEGAQGVLMSIAGGSDLGLFEINEAASLVQDAAHPDANIIFGTVIDDSLGDEVRVTVIAAGFDVNGPGRKPVMGDTGGAHRIESAKAGKLSSTLFEPVDAVSVPLHTNGATLSIGGDDDDVDVPPFMRR from the coding sequence ATGACCCCCCCGCATAACTACCTGGCCGTCATCAAGGTCGTGGGTATCGGTGGTGGCGGTGTCAACGCCGTCAACCGGATGATCGAGCAGGGCCTCAAAGGTGTCGAGTTCATCGCGATCAACACCGACGCGCAGGCGCTGTTGATGAGCGATGCGGACGTCAAGCTCGACGTCGGCCGTGACTCCACCCGCGGGCTGGGCGCCGGCGCTGACCCCGAAGTCGGACGCAGGGCCGCCGAAGACGCCAAGGACGAGATCGAAGAGTTGCTGCGCGGCGCTGACATGGTGTTCGTTACCGCCGGTGAGGGCGGTGGCACCGGGACCGGCGGCGCGCCCGTCGTCGCCAGCATCGCCCGCAAGCTAGGGGCGTTGACCGTCGGCGTTGTCACCCGGCCGTTCTCGTTCGAGGGCAAGCGGCGCAGCAATCAGGCCGAAAATGGCATCGCCGCATTGCGCGAGAGTTGCGACACCCTCATCGTGATTCCCAACGATCGGTTGCTGCAGATGGGGGATGCCGCGGTATCCCTGATGGATGCGTTCCGCAGCGCTGACGAGGTGCTGCTCAACGGCGTGCAGGGCATCACCGACCTGATTACCACGCCGGGTTTGATCAACGTCGACTTCGCCGATGTCAAGGGCATCATGTCCGGTGCCGGCACCGCGCTGATGGGCATCGGCTCGGCCCGGGGTGATGGCCGGTCCCTCAAAGCCGCCGAGATTGCCATCAACTCGCCGCTGCTGGAGGCCTCGATGGAGGGTGCGCAGGGCGTGTTGATGTCGATCGCCGGCGGCAGCGATCTGGGGCTGTTTGAGATCAACGAGGCGGCCTCATTGGTGCAGGACGCCGCTCATCCAGATGCGAACATCATTTTCGGCACCGTCATCGACGATTCACTCGGTGACGAGGTGCGGGTCACCGTGATCGCGGCCGGCTTCGACGTCAATGGACCCGGCCGGAAGCCGGTCATGGGTGACACCGGCGGCGCCCACCGGATCGAGTCAGCGAAGGCAGGCAAACTCTCCTCGACCTTGTTCGAGCCGGTCGACGCCGTCAGTGTGCCGCTGCACACCAACGGCGCAACCCTGAGCATCGGCGGCGATGACGACGACGTCGACGTGCCGCCCTTCATGCGTCGCTGA
- the murC gene encoding UDP-N-acetylmuramate--L-alanine ligase, producing the protein MSIEQLPPDLRRVHMVGIGGAGMSGIARILLDRGGLVSGSDAKESRGVHALRARGALIRIGHDVSSLDLLPGGATAVVTTHAAIPKTNPELVEARRRGIPVVLRPVVLAKLMAGRTTLMVSGTHGKTTTTSMLIVALQHCGRDPSFAVGGELGEAGTNAHHGSGDCFVAEADESDGSLLEYTPNVAVVTNIESDHLDFYGSAEAYVGVFDSFVERIAPGGALVVCTDDPGAAALAQRTADLGIRVLGYGSAPAPRDTSPASGRYRQAATLLSWEQHGTEAVAHIQLASDLAPAPHPRVMRLSVPGRHMALNALGALLAAVDIGAPVDGVLDGLAGFEGVRRRFELVGTSGVGKALVRVFDDYAHHPTEISATLAAVRMALKQGDGGRCVVVFQPHLYSRTKAFAAEFGHALNAADEVFVLDVYGAREQPLAGVSGASVAEHVTVPVRYLPDFSAVAEEVAAAAGPGDVIVTMGAGDVTLLGPEIVTALRIRANRSAPGHPEVLR; encoded by the coding sequence GTGAGCATCGAACAGTTGCCGCCCGACCTGCGGCGGGTGCACATGGTCGGCATCGGCGGAGCGGGCATGTCAGGCATCGCCCGCATCCTGTTGGACCGAGGCGGGCTGGTCTCGGGGTCAGACGCCAAGGAGTCGCGTGGAGTGCATGCGCTGCGAGCACGGGGCGCGCTGATCCGGATCGGACACGACGTGTCGTCGCTGGACCTGCTGCCCGGCGGCGCCACGGCGGTCGTCACCACCCATGCCGCCATCCCCAAGACCAACCCCGAGCTTGTGGAAGCCCGGCGCCGCGGCATTCCCGTGGTACTGCGGCCGGTCGTGCTGGCCAAGCTGATGGCCGGGCGCACCACGTTGATGGTTAGCGGCACGCACGGCAAGACAACCACGACGTCGATGCTCATCGTCGCCCTGCAGCACTGTGGGCGGGACCCGTCCTTCGCGGTCGGCGGTGAGCTCGGGGAGGCCGGCACCAACGCCCACCACGGCAGCGGCGACTGCTTCGTGGCCGAAGCCGACGAGAGCGACGGTTCGCTGTTGGAGTACACACCCAACGTCGCGGTGGTCACCAACATCGAGTCCGATCACCTGGACTTCTATGGCAGCGCGGAAGCGTATGTCGGGGTATTCGACTCCTTCGTGGAGCGCATCGCGCCCGGGGGTGCACTCGTGGTGTGCACGGATGACCCCGGAGCGGCCGCGCTGGCCCAGCGCACGGCCGACCTGGGAATTCGAGTGCTGGGATACGGGTCGGCGCCGGCGCCGAGGGACACCTCGCCCGCAAGCGGGCGGTATCGCCAGGCCGCGACGCTGCTGTCATGGGAGCAACACGGCACCGAGGCGGTCGCGCATATCCAGCTGGCCTCAGACCTAGCCCCAGCACCGCATCCCCGCGTGATGCGGCTGTCGGTGCCCGGACGGCATATGGCGCTCAACGCGCTGGGCGCGCTGCTGGCCGCTGTCGATATCGGCGCCCCGGTCGATGGGGTGCTCGATGGGCTGGCCGGCTTCGAGGGGGTGCGGCGCCGATTCGAATTGGTTGGGACCTCGGGAGTCGGAAAGGCGTTGGTGCGCGTGTTCGACGACTACGCCCACCACCCGACGGAGATCAGCGCGACGCTGGCGGCGGTGCGCATGGCACTCAAGCAGGGCGACGGCGGTCGCTGCGTGGTCGTGTTTCAACCCCATTTATATTCGCGGACAAAGGCGTTCGCTGCCGAGTTTGGTCATGCCCTGAATGCCGCTGACGAGGTGTTCGTCCTCGACGTCTACGGCGCACGCGAACAACCGCTGGCCGGTGTCAGTGGAGCCAGCGTCGCTGAGCACGTCACCGTGCCCGTGCGCTACCTCCCGGATTTTTCTGCGGTCGCCGAGGAGGTGGCCGCAGCCGCTGGTCCGGGCGACGTCATCGTCACGATGGGGGCGGGAGATGTGACTTTGCTAGGCCCGGAAATCGTGACCGCCCTGAGGATCCGGGCCAACCGTAGCGCGCCCGGCCATCCGGAGGTGTTGCGGTGA
- the pgeF gene encoding peptidoglycan editing factor PgeF, producing the protein MNVRIRRVTTTRAGGVSAPPFDTFNLGDHVGDDPAAVAANRARLAAAIGLPGNQVVWMNQVHGDRVEVVEEPRDRAFDDTDGLVTSTPRLALAVVTADCVPVLMADARAGVTAAVHAGRVGAQRGVVARAVEAMLGLGAQVRDISALLGPAVSGRNYEVPAAMADEVEAALPGSRTITAAGTPGLDLRAGIACQLRDLGVTAIDVDPRCTMADPTLFSHRRDAPTGRLASLVWME; encoded by the coding sequence GTGAACGTTCGCATCCGCCGGGTCACCACCACCCGGGCGGGCGGCGTGTCGGCGCCGCCGTTCGACACCTTCAATCTCGGCGACCACGTTGGTGATGACCCGGCGGCGGTGGCGGCCAACCGGGCTCGCCTGGCCGCAGCGATCGGCCTGCCCGGCAACCAAGTGGTGTGGATGAACCAGGTCCACGGTGATCGGGTCGAGGTGGTCGAGGAGCCGCGGGACAGGGCGTTTGATGACACCGACGGATTGGTGACCAGTACCCCCCGATTGGCACTTGCGGTCGTGACCGCCGACTGCGTGCCGGTGCTGATGGCGGACGCACGCGCCGGCGTCACCGCAGCCGTGCATGCCGGTCGGGTCGGCGCGCAGCGCGGGGTGGTGGCTCGCGCGGTGGAGGCGATGTTGGGCCTGGGTGCGCAGGTCCGAGACATTTCGGCACTGCTGGGTCCCGCGGTTAGTGGCCGCAACTACGAAGTGCCCGCCGCAATGGCTGACGAGGTCGAGGCGGCGTTGCCAGGTAGCCGTACCATCACCGCTGCCGGCACCCCCGGACTCGACCTTCGAGCCGGAATCGCTTGCCAGCTCCGTGATTTGGGTGTTACGGCGATCGACGTCGATCCCCGCTGCACGATGGCTGATCCGACGCTGTTCAGCCATCGCCGTGATGCGCCCACCGGGCGGCTCGCGTCGTTGGTGTGGATGGAATGA